From the Methanobacterium sp. CWC-01 genome, the window TTCCTCATCAGCAGTGATGCCCGTGATAATTTCCTGCACAGTGTAGTCGTTTAGCATTTCGGTCACTCCTTCATCTTCAGGATGGTTTAGAATTCCTTGAATTATAAGATCATTGAGCTTGAGCATTTATAAGTCCTCCTAAGGCGAGATAGGGCTCTTATGTATTCTATACTCTCATTATGAATCCCTTCAAATTCAAGCCCTTATAATAGTCGCCTAAATCTTACAGGTCAAACCTGCTAGCCATTAAATTGGCCTAAATACATGTTTCTGAAGTTAAATATTTTGCCTTCATAAGGAGAAACACAATTTTATATAAATTTAAGGCTTTATTCTATTGAGGGGGTTAAAAAACACCTTCCTGTAGTACACCTATATATTGACATATTACTATTTAAATTTTGTTGAATTAATGCAGTAAATATAAGGGGTTTAATAAGTTCTAGATGATTCTTACAATAACAGCAGGAGTGTGGGGGATGGAATCCAGCATATCAACTGTTACACCCGAAAAGCCCTCCTCAAAGGTTCGGGTCATGTCATAAATCGTTTCCATATTTATCTCATTCTCTTTTTGACACTCCTCAGCCATTAAAGCTACTTCCAGAATCTTTTCAAGGCCCATGGCCCTGGAAACAGCTAAAGGAGTGGGCCCCTGAATAGTTCCAATCCGCCCCAATAAATAAGCAAAAATACCCAAATTACTCTTTATTTGCGATACAGCATATGGTAAGGATGTAAAATTAATTCCAGCAAACCTATAAGTTGCATCAGTATCTATAACGATTACAGTAACTTTTTTACCAGTTCTAGAGTATATTTTGGAACTGATATCCTCCACTACTTTCTCAGGTTGTTCCGGGAGCAAAGACACATATGTTTCAGGAGCATTACTCAGATCGACACCAGCTTCTGATGCAGGTTTAAGGGCATGTCTCCATCCGTAATATCTTAAAATCAACTCTTTATGAGATCTAGCCTCTGCGGGGAGTCTTTTAAGGTTCCTAACTGTCCTTTTTTTTACACCGAATAATGGGCCCAGAATGTAGCCCCATAGATACTTAGACCACCAATCTGCCAGTAGGTAAGCTGCCCAGGACGGTTTGAACTGTGATTCATCCACGATTCTTCCCTGGGATATGGCGATGGGTGTTTCAGAAATTACCAAAAAATCATTATTTTCCACGTTATCTTCTAATGCGTCGATGATTATATCATAAGACTGGCTGGGTTTGATATAGTTGGTACGAACAGGAATAGTCTTATATGATTTTTGGGGGATCTGAAAAGCTGTTTTCATGGCTGAACCGGATCTAAGTTTAAAATTAATCATCCTTTAATGGGAGGTGCCCAAACTTTGAGATCTATTCCCTCAATAACTGCTTTACGGCCCTCCAGTTGTACCACCACTCCCGAGTGAACCTTCTGCATCATGCAGTGGAATGGGAGAAATCGGACGGTTTCTCCCACGGCAGGAAGTTTTCCTTCGATGATACCTTCAAAACCACCCACCATACAGACGCCCACTTCCTTATAGGGGAAATCAACTTGGGGGTTGACCCTGTGACAGGGCCCCACCAGGTGTACGGTTATGAGTCCATGGTTTTCATCCAGTATTTCGCCAAAATGAATGATGGGACAGCCCAGCGGCCGATAGCGGATTATGTCACCTTTCTTAAGTTCTTCCCGGGTAAAGGGATAAAGTACCTCCCTGCAGGAATGTTCCTCAGGGAGCGGTTTTAATATGAAATCCGCTTCATAGCCGTCCAGAACCCCTACGACCTTCTCCTCAGGAGCTATGATCTTTTCTTCTTTAAGTATTGCTTCCGCCCTCTCACGGTTCTCATCAAAAAGTTCCTGGAACATGAATCGGCATTTTTCCAATTGGGAGCGTTTTCTTAAAAGAGAGGCTGCGAATTCATCGCAACGAGCGTAACCGCAGATTCCACAGTTGTAGCCTGGTAATAGTTGAACCAGCTTATCCCTCTGGTTAACATTTATCTTTTTAGCCATGGGACCTATTCTCCCTCGTAACTCTGGAATCCATCAATACGACGCAGGATACCTCGATGGTATTTCTTGTTAACCTTGGTTTCCCCTACACATAGGGTGCACACCGCCAGTGGGGCGGAGTGACGAAGATTTTCATCATCCAGGGAAACTTCCTGTGATTTCATCATTTCTTCCGCAAGTTCAGCACAACCCTGACCGCTTAAACCATTGGCATCAATTATTTTACACTGAGGATTTACTTCCAGAACTCTCTCCCGGAATATCTCCCTTTCCGCCTGGGAAATCATGTCCCCCTTGGTTACCACTGCAATATCCGAGGTGGATAAGAATGGTCCCACCTTAAGGGGGGTGTTGGGACCGCTGGTGGCGTCGATTACACACACACCCAGGGAGTTCCTGGTGAAAGGGGCACAACGATGGCATAGGCCAGCAGTTTCTATAACTAGAAAGTCGGCCTCATTCTCCTGAGCCCATTTAATCATGTCTTCCAAGTTGTAGATGGCGAAGTGGTCGGGGCACATGTCCATGGACAGACCCACCAGGTTAGGCACACCTACCTTGTCGAATTTCTTTCCATCATCGGTGTACAGACAATCCACCTTGACCACCGCTGGTTTAAAACCCTGTTCCTTTAAACTACGCAGGGCATGTATGAGCACAGCTGTTTTCCCCGAGCCGGGGGTACCAGCCACGATTACCATTCGCATATTATCACATACTAGTTGAATTGAGTTTGTATTTCAAATTTTTTTTAATTCATTGTGTAAAATAGAACAAGAAATATCTTTTCTTCTTATTGTTAAAGATTTTACTCATTTAAACATATTATTTTAAGGATGGTTCCAAATAATTTTTAAGTGGAGATGTAGAACATGGCCCGAAGAGAAGTGAAAATGTATTACGATCAGGCCCTCTCATTCCTTGGCCAGGGACAGGTACAAAAATCTTTAGAATTTTTGGAAAGAGCCTTGGAGATTGATGATAAATATTTCCCGGCCTGGAATAATAAGGGAGTGGCCCTTTTAGAGCTTGGAGAGTATCAAGAAGCCCTTAATTGTTTCGATCAAGTAATTCAGCTAAATTCACTAGATAATATGGCCTGGTATAATAGAGGATACGTTCTTTTGATTTTAGAACAGTACAGGGAATCGGTGGAAACCTTTGACATATTTCTGGCCAGATATTCTCAGGAGGACCACTTCTACAAATTTGCCTTATACCTACAAGCTAAGGGTTTGTATTCCCTTAAAGAGTATAAAAAGGCCATTGATTTACTTCAGAATGTCATTGAAATGGATTCAGATTTTAAAGAAG encodes:
- a CDS encoding coenzyme F420-0:L-glutamate ligase, whose translation is MKTAFQIPQKSYKTIPVRTNYIKPSQSYDIIIDALEDNVENNDFLVISETPIAISQGRIVDESQFKPSWAAYLLADWWSKYLWGYILGPLFGVKKRTVRNLKRLPAEARSHKELILRYYGWRHALKPASEAGVDLSNAPETYVSLLPEQPEKVVEDISSKIYSRTGKKVTVIVIDTDATYRFAGINFTSLPYAVSQIKSNLGIFAYLLGRIGTIQGPTPLAVSRAMGLEKILEVALMAEECQKENEINMETIYDMTRTFEEGFSGVTVDMLDSIPHTPAVIVRII
- a CDS encoding (Fe-S)-binding protein; this encodes MAKKINVNQRDKLVQLLPGYNCGICGYARCDEFAASLLRKRSQLEKCRFMFQELFDENRERAEAILKEEKIIAPEEKVVGVLDGYEADFILKPLPEEHSCREVLYPFTREELKKGDIIRYRPLGCPIIHFGEILDENHGLITVHLVGPCHRVNPQVDFPYKEVGVCMVGGFEGIIEGKLPAVGETVRFLPFHCMMQKVHSGVVVQLEGRKAVIEGIDLKVWAPPIKG
- a CDS encoding GTP-binding protein; this translates as MRMVIVAGTPGSGKTAVLIHALRSLKEQGFKPAVVKVDCLYTDDGKKFDKVGVPNLVGLSMDMCPDHFAIYNLEDMIKWAQENEADFLVIETAGLCHRCAPFTRNSLGVCVIDATSGPNTPLKVGPFLSTSDIAVVTKGDMISQAEREIFRERVLEVNPQCKIIDANGLSGQGCAELAEEMMKSQEVSLDDENLRHSAPLAVCTLCVGETKVNKKYHRGILRRIDGFQSYEGE
- a CDS encoding tetratricopeptide repeat protein, translating into MARREVKMYYDQALSFLGQGQVQKSLEFLERALEIDDKYFPAWNNKGVALLELGEYQEALNCFDQVIQLNSLDNMAWYNRGYVLLILEQYRESVETFDIFLARYSQEDHFYKFALYLQAKGLYSLKEYKKAIDLLQNVIEMDSDFKEAHELLSLVSKKI